The following proteins are encoded in a genomic region of Tigriopus californicus strain San Diego chromosome 6, Tcal_SD_v2.1, whole genome shotgun sequence:
- the LOC131881712 gene encoding uncharacterized protein LOC131881712 (The sequence of the model RefSeq protein was modified relative to this genomic sequence to represent the inferred CDS: added 188 bases not found in genome assembly) encodes MVVGKLNKIKAFLVLLHFAIIQGELRMKKTFTVNGISGELKWDVVDTKFHVEITVGYKGFVAVGFAHSPEFNHTQAEFDGFVGGMLSNGSEYGASYALRKGKMVRYPEDRFQLKKSSENDRGTTLILERIITTCFKESFDARNVGDLAFVKVIIDPAANDLASIVPTPKSIDFNELEMVIFPVTLFTKSQDESQINSELTIQSTNSFSLRHNNEAVQNKFALCMLDYTTEDFTHWKGYILETKSTNNYKDGVQLMVAYQCDNVAIPTGNGAPDTRKTVTDACQNDLGVTYVNRKCQDVLFVWSPGSDGEVLPKDMGIEVKPKNADGRRYVMLMTYYKKALSTDSSGMTLVHGSGSSFTKVAKMMVGHYVSSKMVVMPGQDWTVQGICHSDCSANSELTSTTEITIHSASIHHSNASLATLKMSSGDGSASNAIEYSSSLLDQPANPSFQPNRHFSKPIQANLSSTDVVTECVFSETGTTPKVGGFEVDNLHCFGLLTYSPPYPLSVCQSIPTEFTLQAAFGFKLKTFNDDQDDDSSTDFKRKRRSLDASRMRAKRQSDNLVHDFLDRDTFVGEVPDIQDSTVQRDLEALFGQSSSRQLSNANLGVNGGEQFPICVGKSGAMLQLKPIKIKSGGQADPKQVSDCSSIKTTPRPSDEVLNNKPGTESAVTNTQTTTTTTKATTSTPTQKSTTKKQSTNSATISAKSPTRLPAGETSADGSNASEPNANDEPEAETNSNPDTRINEPVVEPETENVGVIIVPSFVQVCIAMIAIHSLMLKP; translated from the exons ATGGTTGTCGGGAAGTTGAACAAGATCAAGGCCTTCTTGGTCTTGCTCCATTTCGCCATCATTCAGGGCGAACTGAGGATGAAGAAAACTTTTACCGTTAATGGCATCTCAGGCGAACTCAAATGGGACGTGGTGGATACGAAGTTCCACGTCGAAATTACGGTGGGATACAAAGGTTTTGTGGCGGTGGGCTTTGCTCATTCACCCGAGTTCAATCACACCCAAGCGGAGTTTGATGGCTTCGTTGGGGGCATGCTGTCTAACGGTTCTGAATATGGTGCCAGTTACGCCttgagaaaaggaaaaatggtcCGATATCCAGAGGATCGATTTCAG CTAAAAAAATCGTCTGAGAATGACCGTGGCACTACTCTCATTTTGGAGAGAATCATCACCACATGCTTCAAAGAGAGCTTTGATGCCAGAAATGTCGGAGATTTGGCATTTGTCAAGGTGATCATCGATCCTGCAGCGAATGATCTCGCTTCCATCGTTCCAACTCCAAAATCCATTGATTTCAACGA GCTCGAAATGGTCATATTTCCCGTCACTTTGTTCACAAAATCCCAAGATGAATCGCAGATAAACTCAGAATTGACCATTCAGAGTACAAATTCATTCAGTCTGAGACACAATAACGAAGCGGTTCAAAATAAATTTGCACTCTGCATGTTGGACTACACCACGGAAGACTTCACGCACTGGAAAGGCTACATTCTCGAGACTAAAAGT ACTAACAATTACAAAGATGGAGTCCAACTAATGGTAGCTTATCAATGTGATAATGTTGCCATTCCTACTGGCAATGGCGCTCCCGACACGCGCAAAACAGTGACTGATGCGTGCCAGAATGATCTTGGGGTCACCTATGTGAATAGGAAGTGCCAAGACGTCCTCTTTGTTTGGTCACCAGGAAGCGATGGAGAAGTCCTGCCAAAAGACATGGGAATTGAGGTCAAGCCG AAGAATGCTGATGGCAGACGCTACGTGATGTTGATGACTTACTACAAGAAGGCACTCTCTACTGATTCATCAGGAATGACATTAGTTCATGGAAGTGGCTCTAGCTTCacaaaagtggccaaaatgATGGTGGGACACTATGTGAGCTCAAAAATGGTTGTGATGCCTGGTCAGGATTGGACTGTCCAAGGAATATGCCACTCTGATTGCAGTGCCAACTCTGAACTCACATCAACCACAGAG ATCACGATTCACTCAGCAAGTATTCACCACTCCAATGCCAGCCTCGCCACGTTGAAGATGTCTTCTGGTGATGGCTCTGCTTCCAATGCTATTGAGTATTCCTCTTCACTTCTTGACCAACCTGCCAACCCCAGTTTTCAACCGAAccggcacttttcaaaaccgATTCAAGCGAATCTAAGCAGTACAGATGTAGTGAC ACGATGATAGTTCCACGGACTTTAAACGCAAGCGTCGATCACTTGATGCGTCAAGGATGAGGGCCAAGAGACAATCGGATAATTTGGTGCATGACTTCCTTGATCGGGACACGTTCGTTGGCGAGGTTCCAGATATACAGGACAGCACCGTTCAGAGGGACCTTGAAGCACTGTTTGGTCAATCCTCATCAAGACAGCTCTCCAATGCGAATCTAGGAGTCAATGGGGGTGAACAGTTTCCCATTTGCGTCGGCAAGTCTGGTGCTATGCTTCAACTGAAACCAATAAAAATTAAATCTGGAGGCCAAGCGGATCCCAAACAAGTCTCTGACTGCTCCTCCATAAAGACTACTCCTCGCCCAAGTGATGAGGTCTTGAATAACAAGCCAGGTACCGAATCCGCAGTCACAAACacccaaacaacaacaaccactaccAAAGCAACAACTTCAACACCAACTCAAAAAAGCActacaaaaaaacaatcaaccaATTCAGCCACAATTTCCGCGAAATCACCCACAAGGTTGCCAGCTGGAGAAACTTCTGCTGATGGTTCTAATGCTAGCGAACCTAACGCCAACGACGAACCGGAAGCGGAGACTAATTCTAATCCAG aTACCAGAATTAACGAACCCGTGGTTGAACCTGAGACAGAAAATGTTGGGGTGATCATTGTGCCAAGTTTCGTTCAGGTCTGCATTGCCATGATCGCAATTCATTCGCTCATGCTCAAGCCTTGA